A region from the Gossypium hirsutum isolate 1008001.06 chromosome A08, Gossypium_hirsutum_v2.1, whole genome shotgun sequence genome encodes:
- the LOC121204501 gene encoding uncharacterized protein, translating into MAPKSKFSTSRERATHPLVWCGAIICTVLTIAVIIGGIVTFIGYLVIHPRVPYVSVMDAYLDHIQIDYAGILEIQVTILIRAKNGNEKAHASFSDSSYSLSLNREVVAQLVAPPFEVGKNSSVDFNYVVPSSPIPLRPDQAEDVDAGLKKDLIIFDLKGSSRVRWRIGSLGSVRYLCRLDCQLRFHPLNGTYIPSRCSSKAK; encoded by the coding sequence ATGGCCCCAAAATCAAAGTTCTCAACTAGTCGGGAACGAGCAACCCATCCGCTGGTGTGGTGTGGTGCTATCATCTGCACCGTCTTGACCATAGCAGTCATCATAGGAGGCATCGTTACCTTCATAGGATACTTAGTTATACATCCCAGGGTGCCGTACGTCAGCGTCATGGATGCTTACCTTGACCATATCCAGATTGATTATGCGGGTATTCTGGAAATTCAGGTAACCATACTAATTCGAGCCAAGAATGGGAACGAAAAGGCGCATGCAAGCTTCTCGGATTCGAGTTACAGCCTAAGCTTGAATAGGGAAGTGGTAGCGCAGCTGGTCGCACCACCCTTTGAAGTAGGTAAGAACAGTTCGGTtgattttaattatgtagtgCCATCTTCACCCATACCCTTAAGACCAGATCAAGCAGAGGATGTGGACGCGGGTTTGAAGAAAGATTTGATTATATTCGATTTGAAAGGCAGTAGCAGGGTGAGATGGCGAATAGGGAGCCTGGGTTCAGTTAGGTACTTGTGTCGTCTCGACTGCCAGTTGCGTTTCCATCCTTTGAATGGAACTTACATTCCTTCGCGCTGTAGTTCCAAGGCCAAATAa